A section of the Pseudomonas flavescens genome encodes:
- the tcdA gene encoding tRNA cyclic N6-threonylcarbamoyladenosine(37) synthase TcdA → MSFDEQRFAGIARLYGREGAERLAAAHVAVVGIGGVGSWVAEALARSGVGEISLFDLDDVCVSNTNRQAHALQGQVGRAKVEVMAERLRAINPACVVHEVADFVTRDTMADYITVELDAVVDCIDSVAAKAALIAWCKRRKIAIVTTGGAGGQIDPSQVQVGDLNKTFNDPLAAKVRSTLRRDYGFSRTPGRNYSVPCVFSTEQLRYPGADGGICLSKAFVGDGVKLDCAGGFGAVMMVTATFGMVAAARIVDRLVAGARRPSERPVANA, encoded by the coding sequence ATGTCGTTCGATGAGCAACGTTTCGCCGGAATTGCCCGGTTGTATGGCCGTGAAGGCGCAGAGCGGCTGGCTGCTGCCCACGTGGCGGTGGTCGGTATCGGCGGCGTCGGCTCCTGGGTGGCCGAGGCGCTGGCGCGCTCCGGGGTGGGCGAGATTTCCCTGTTCGACCTGGATGATGTCTGCGTCAGCAACACCAACCGGCAGGCCCATGCCCTGCAGGGCCAGGTCGGCCGCGCCAAGGTCGAGGTGATGGCCGAGCGTCTGCGGGCCATCAACCCGGCCTGCGTGGTGCATGAGGTGGCCGACTTCGTGACCCGTGACACCATGGCCGATTACATCACCGTCGAGCTCGACGCGGTGGTCGACTGCATCGATAGCGTGGCAGCCAAGGCGGCGCTGATCGCCTGGTGCAAGCGCCGCAAGATCGCCATTGTCACCACCGGTGGTGCGGGGGGGCAGATCGATCCGAGTCAGGTTCAGGTCGGGGATCTGAACAAGACCTTCAATGATCCGCTGGCAGCCAAGGTGCGTTCTACGTTGCGCCGCGATTACGGCTTCTCCCGTACGCCGGGGCGCAACTACAGCGTACCCTGCGTGTTCTCAACCGAGCAGTTGCGTTACCCCGGCGCCGATGGTGGTATTTGCCTGAGCAAGGCCTTCGTCGGCGACGGCGTGAAGCTCGACTGCGCCGGTGGCTTCGGCGCGGTGATGATGGTGACCGCCACCTTCGGCATGGTCGCCGCCGCCCGTATCGTCGATCGCCTTGTCGCCGGAGCACGGCGGCCTTCCGAACGGCCCGTGGCGAACGCCTAA
- a CDS encoding SufE family protein: MSLPDHAREAFDAFSACSGWEQRARLLMQWGERLEPLTERRDADRVHGCESQVWLSGEIRDGHWHFRASSDARLIRGLLAVLLARVDGLSADELASLNIAEWFDSLGLSRQLSPSRANGMNAVVRQMRQLIEPT; the protein is encoded by the coding sequence GTGAGCCTGCCCGACCATGCCCGTGAAGCCTTCGACGCGTTCAGCGCATGTTCCGGCTGGGAGCAGCGTGCACGCCTGCTGATGCAGTGGGGCGAGCGTCTGGAACCCTTGACCGAGCGGCGCGATGCCGATCGTGTGCACGGCTGTGAAAGTCAGGTGTGGCTGAGTGGCGAAATCCGCGACGGCCATTGGCACTTCCGCGCCAGCAGCGATGCCCGCCTCATCCGCGGCCTGCTGGCCGTGTTGCTGGCTCGCGTCGATGGCTTGAGCGCCGACGAACTGGCAAGCCTGAATATCGCCGAGTGGTTCGACAGCCTTGGTCTGTCCCGACAGCTCTCACCTTCGCGCGCCAATGGCATGAACGCGGTGGTGCGCCAGATGCGCCAGTTGATCGAGCCGACTTAG